From a region of the Candidatus Eisenbacteria bacterium genome:
- a CDS encoding DUF2461 domain-containing protein, with product MALFSRESLDFLRGLSRHNHKSWFEAHREDYERDVKQPMGDLVEEMDLRLGSFAPEITGDPKRSVFRIHRDVRFSRDKSPYKTHAACWFFHARGSSKVGREAHGGGAGFYFHLEPGNSMVGGGCWMPPRPALNKFRSAIAGDPKGFERIAEAPTLVKRFGRMTDEEMLKGMPRGYCDDHPAARWLRFQSFTIGRRLTDAQVTSSRLTSTLAEDFERMLPLVRWLNSKLGLAPMRQR from the coding sequence ATGGCCCTCTTCTCCCGCGAGTCGCTGGACTTTCTACGCGGCCTCTCGCGCCACAATCACAAGTCCTGGTTCGAGGCGCATCGCGAAGACTACGAGCGGGACGTGAAGCAGCCGATGGGCGACCTGGTGGAGGAAATGGATCTTCGGCTCGGCTCTTTCGCCCCCGAGATCACGGGTGATCCGAAGCGATCGGTCTTCCGCATCCACCGCGACGTCCGATTCTCTCGCGACAAGTCACCCTACAAGACGCACGCAGCCTGTTGGTTCTTCCACGCCCGAGGCTCGTCGAAGGTCGGGCGGGAGGCTCACGGGGGCGGCGCGGGCTTCTACTTCCACCTCGAGCCGGGGAACTCCATGGTCGGCGGCGGATGCTGGATGCCACCTCGACCGGCCTTGAACAAGTTCAGAAGCGCCATCGCCGGCGATCCGAAGGGCTTCGAGCGGATCGCCGAGGCCCCCACCCTCGTCAAGCGCTTCGGCCGGATGACCGATGAAGAGATGCTCAAGGGCATGCCGCGCGGCTATTGCGACGACCATCCTGCTGCACGCTGGCTGCGGTTCCAGTCCTTCACCATCGGGCGCCGACTGACCGACGCACAGGTCACCAGCTCGCGCCTCACCTCGACGCTCGCCGAGGACTTCGAGCGCATGCTCCCGCTGGTTCGCTGGCTCAACAGCAAGCTCGGGCTGGCGCCGATGCGCCAGCGCTGA
- a CDS encoding beta-ketoacyl-ACP synthase III, whose product MRSCITGVGFHVPPRVVTNHDLEKLMDTSDAWIVERTGIRERHFVDPGTGTTDLAVQATRRALEDAGREPSDLDFIIFASTTRDYFFPGCGSLLQDALGLSTIGALDVHNACSGFVYSVTLADALVRAEQNRCVLVVGAEVQSTGLDLSTAGRDMAVLFGDGAGAVVIEPCGDDRGVLASVLHSEGKYAQELWAEVPSSKVMGRITPEMIAEGRQYPRMSGRQVFKHATTRFPEAILEALKKAGHSLEDVALVVPHQANQRISDAVAERLGLPSEKVFQNIDRYGNTTAASIPIALAEARAAGRIKSGDLVVLAAFGAGFAWGAVAIRW is encoded by the coding sequence ATGAGATCGTGCATCACAGGTGTGGGTTTTCACGTCCCGCCACGGGTCGTCACGAATCACGATCTCGAGAAGCTCATGGACACGAGCGACGCGTGGATCGTCGAGCGTACGGGCATCCGCGAGCGACACTTCGTCGATCCAGGAACCGGGACCACCGACCTGGCGGTTCAGGCGACACGCCGCGCGCTGGAGGATGCCGGGCGCGAACCGAGCGACCTGGACTTCATCATCTTCGCCTCGACGACGCGCGACTACTTCTTTCCCGGATGCGGCTCGCTCCTGCAGGACGCCCTGGGCTTGTCCACCATCGGAGCGCTCGACGTTCACAATGCCTGCAGCGGATTCGTCTATAGCGTGACCCTGGCGGATGCGTTGGTACGTGCCGAGCAGAACCGCTGCGTGCTCGTGGTGGGCGCCGAAGTGCAAAGCACCGGGTTGGATCTCTCGACGGCCGGCCGCGACATGGCGGTCCTCTTCGGCGATGGCGCGGGAGCCGTCGTCATCGAGCCCTGCGGCGATGATCGTGGCGTGCTCGCATCCGTGCTCCACAGCGAGGGCAAGTACGCGCAGGAGCTCTGGGCCGAGGTGCCTTCCTCGAAGGTGATGGGCCGCATCACGCCGGAGATGATCGCCGAAGGCCGCCAGTATCCACGCATGAGCGGGCGCCAGGTCTTCAAGCACGCGACGACTCGATTCCCGGAGGCCATCCTCGAGGCGCTGAAGAAAGCGGGGCACTCGCTCGAGGACGTCGCCCTGGTCGTGCCGCACCAGGCCAATCAGCGAATTTCGGATGCCGTGGCTGAGAGACTGGGACTCCCTTCCGAGAAGGTATTCCAGAACATCGACCGCTACGGGAACACCACCGCCGCGAGCATCCCGATCGCGCTCGCCGAGGCCCGGGCCGCGGGCCGCATCAAGTCTGGAGATCTGGTGGTGCTGGCGGCGTTCGGCGCGGGATTCGCCTGGGGGGCGGTGGCGATCCGCTGGTAG
- a CDS encoding DUF4404 family protein has product MDDQTAELLTRLRSKLQDPGLSDDDRELLTRLSVDLESLRQSGRLPPHHHRSLIERLEESITRFEVSHPDVTSLMAQVVQKLAGMGI; this is encoded by the coding sequence ATGGACGATCAGACCGCCGAACTGCTGACGCGACTCCGCAGCAAGCTCCAGGATCCCGGGCTCAGCGATGACGACCGGGAGCTCCTGACACGACTCTCCGTCGATCTCGAATCCCTCCGCCAATCCGGCCGACTCCCACCCCATCACCACCGGTCGCTGATCGAGCGGCTCGAGGAATCGATCACTCGCTTCGAGGTCTCACACCCGGACGTGACCAGCCTGATGGCGCAGGTCGTTCAGAAGCTCGCCGGCATGGGAATCTGA